One window of Nocardia nova SH22a genomic DNA carries:
- a CDS encoding cytochrome P450, which yields MTSSVHSAPQLPFDRPGALEVSPRYAELRRRSPVTRVTSPAGDPAWLAIGYAEVKQILGDPRFGRRHPTPETAAKVSQAAIAGGPRGDYNTETRDHQRLRKMLVPAFSARRMTRLTERIQELTARCLDDMQARRDAHPGEPVDLNKTLAFPLPALVISELLGVPPEDRNLFGELSKRMTAMYDGADAWAARAELEEYTAGLAAAKRAHPDQDVISDVVAMQEQDRTFTDADVAELAAGLLFAGHETTSGRISFGVLWLLSDEERRSAFVADPDGRVQPTVEEILRLAAPSAGPGLLRYAREDVEIGGVTIAAGDLVLLNTDAANRDESVYTDPREFRTDRKPNAHLTFGHGMHVCIGAGLARTELRIVFPALFHRFPGLRLGAGLDELEIQSHRVTGGVDRVPVLW from the coding sequence ATGACCAGTTCCGTTCACTCTGCTCCGCAGTTGCCGTTCGACCGGCCCGGCGCCCTCGAGGTCTCGCCGCGCTACGCGGAATTACGCAGGCGGTCGCCGGTGACCCGGGTGACGAGTCCGGCGGGAGATCCGGCCTGGCTCGCGATCGGATACGCGGAGGTCAAACAGATCCTGGGCGACCCGCGCTTCGGCCGCCGCCATCCCACGCCGGAGACGGCGGCCAAGGTGTCGCAGGCCGCGATCGCGGGCGGTCCTCGCGGCGACTACAACACCGAGACACGCGACCACCAGCGGTTGCGCAAGATGCTGGTACCCGCGTTCTCCGCACGGCGGATGACGCGGCTCACCGAGCGAATCCAGGAACTCACCGCCCGCTGTCTCGACGATATGCAAGCACGGCGCGACGCCCATCCGGGCGAACCGGTGGATCTGAACAAGACGCTGGCATTTCCGTTGCCCGCCTTGGTGATCAGCGAACTGCTCGGGGTGCCGCCGGAGGACCGGAACCTGTTCGGTGAGCTGTCCAAGCGGATGACCGCGATGTACGACGGCGCCGACGCCTGGGCCGCGCGCGCCGAACTCGAGGAGTACACCGCCGGGCTGGCCGCGGCCAAACGGGCGCATCCGGATCAGGACGTGATCTCCGATGTGGTCGCGATGCAGGAGCAGGACCGGACCTTCACCGATGCCGATGTGGCCGAGCTGGCCGCCGGCCTGCTGTTCGCCGGACACGAAACCACCTCCGGGCGGATCAGTTTCGGTGTGCTGTGGCTGCTGTCGGACGAGGAGCGGCGTTCGGCCTTCGTGGCCGATCCGGACGGGCGGGTGCAGCCCACGGTGGAGGAGATCCTGCGGCTGGCCGCGCCCTCGGCCGGACCCGGGCTGTTGCGGTACGCGCGTGAGGACGTCGAGATCGGCGGTGTCACCATCGCCGCCGGTGACCTGGTGCTGCTGAACACCGACGCCGCCAACCGCGACGAGTCGGTGTACACCGATCCGCGGGAGTTCCGGACCGATCGAAAGCCCAACGCCCACTTGACCTTCGGCCACGGTATGCACGTCTGCATCGGCGCCGGTCTCGCGCGGACCGAGCTGCGGATCGTCTTCCCCGCACTGTTCCACCGTTTCCCCGGCCTGCGCCTGGGCGCCGGACTGGACGAACTCGAGATCCAGTCCCATCGCGTCACGGGTGGCGTGGACCGGGTGCCGGTTCTCTGGTGA
- a CDS encoding family 1 glycosylhydrolase, which yields MRSRFLRNVSAVFVAVAAVLPVTAPALAAPPMRAAALSPLDSGFLWGVASSGFQSEGHAPDSNWTRYIARNPGYEPLRDSVDFVDRYDSDIRLAADMGMKVFRVGVEWARLQPAPGVWDENAFRFYDSVVDSIVRAGMRPMITLDHWVYPGWEADRGGWRNPGMVGDWLANMRAVVDRYSSRNPLWVTVNEPVAYIQNEVREAGTDAGAMLTGVVDAHNAIYDYIHQRQPGAQVTANVGYVAGAEDQVNGELADRIGARLDYVGVDYYFGFDPAQSLYSAIGRATGSALPNLPGPRIWDMPLRTEGIYYALQHYSRRFPGKPLYVVENGMPTQNGLPRGDGYTRSDHLRDTVYWLQRAKADGMNVMGYNYWSLTDNYEWGSYTPRFGLFTVDVTSDPSLTRRPTDAVGTYSQIVAAGGVPGGYRPTRAPALCIFVDPPASCTNPVAGP from the coding sequence ATGCGATCCCGGTTTCTTCGGAACGTGTCGGCCGTATTCGTCGCTGTAGCGGCGGTGTTGCCGGTCACCGCTCCGGCTCTGGCCGCACCGCCGATGCGGGCGGCCGCGCTCTCACCGCTGGATTCCGGGTTCCTCTGGGGTGTGGCCAGTTCCGGATTCCAGTCCGAAGGGCATGCGCCCGACAGCAATTGGACCCGGTACATCGCGCGCAACCCCGGATACGAGCCACTGCGGGACTCGGTCGACTTCGTCGATCGCTACGACTCCGACATCCGGCTGGCCGCCGACATGGGAATGAAGGTGTTCCGGGTCGGCGTCGAATGGGCACGGCTGCAGCCCGCGCCGGGCGTGTGGGACGAGAACGCCTTCCGTTTCTACGATTCGGTCGTCGACAGCATCGTGCGGGCCGGGATGCGGCCGATGATCACCCTGGATCACTGGGTGTATCCGGGCTGGGAGGCGGACCGGGGCGGCTGGCGCAATCCGGGGATGGTGGGCGACTGGCTGGCGAATATGCGCGCCGTGGTCGACCGCTACTCGTCACGGAATCCGTTGTGGGTCACGGTGAACGAACCCGTCGCCTACATCCAGAACGAGGTGCGTGAGGCGGGCACCGATGCGGGCGCGATGCTGACCGGTGTGGTCGACGCGCACAACGCCATCTACGACTACATCCACCAGCGGCAGCCCGGCGCGCAGGTGACCGCCAACGTCGGCTACGTCGCGGGTGCCGAGGACCAGGTCAACGGCGAGCTGGCCGACCGGATCGGCGCCCGGCTCGACTATGTGGGCGTCGACTACTACTTCGGATTCGATCCGGCGCAGTCGCTCTACAGTGCGATCGGGCGGGCCACCGGGTCGGCGCTGCCGAATCTGCCGGGCCCGCGCATCTGGGACATGCCGCTGCGCACCGAGGGGATCTACTATGCGCTGCAGCACTATTCGCGGCGCTTTCCCGGCAAACCCCTGTACGTCGTGGAGAACGGCATGCCCACCCAGAACGGCCTGCCCCGGGGCGACGGCTACACCCGCAGCGACCATCTCCGCGACACCGTCTACTGGTTGCAGCGCGCGAAGGCCGACGGAATGAACGTGATGGGCTACAACTATTGGAGCCTCACCGACAACTACGAATGGGGTAGCTACACACCGCGATTCGGGTTGTTTACCGTCGATGTGACCAGCGATCCGTCTCTCACCCGCCGCCCCACCGATGCCGTCGGCACCTACTCGCAGATCGTCGCCGCGGGCGGTGTGCCCGGCGGTTACCGCCCCACCCGCGCCCCGGCCCTCTGCATCTTCGTGGACCCGCCCGCCAGCTGCACGAACCCGGTTGCCGGACCTTAG
- the mug gene encoding G/U mismatch-specific DNA glycosylase — MAPSAPYRPTPADLAAAKDRTIPDLVVPDLRVLFCGINPGLWSGATGHHFARPGNRFWPALFRSGFTPRQFRPDEQAELIALGLGITNVAARTTAKADELTPQELRDGGRALTERVRRNHPRVLAVLGLGAYRTAFGRPKTTVGPQPETVGGTRVWVLPNPSGLNAHYTLDALAAEFRKLREATESE; from the coding sequence ATGGCACCTTCCGCCCCGTATCGCCCTACCCCGGCCGATCTGGCCGCCGCGAAGGACCGGACCATCCCCGATCTGGTGGTTCCGGATCTGCGGGTTCTGTTCTGCGGAATCAATCCGGGACTGTGGTCGGGCGCGACCGGCCATCATTTCGCCCGGCCCGGAAATCGGTTCTGGCCCGCGCTGTTCCGGTCGGGATTCACTCCACGGCAGTTCCGCCCCGACGAGCAGGCCGAACTGATCGCACTCGGGCTGGGGATCACCAATGTGGCGGCGCGGACGACCGCGAAGGCCGACGAGTTGACGCCGCAGGAACTGCGCGACGGCGGGCGGGCGCTCACCGAACGAGTGCGCCGCAATCATCCGCGTGTCCTGGCCGTGCTCGGCCTGGGCGCCTACCGCACCGCCTTCGGACGGCCCAAGACCACCGTCGGGCCCCAGCCCGAAACGGTGGGCGGCACTCGTGTCTGGGTGCTACCGAATCCGAGCGGTCTCAACGCCCACTACACCCTCGACGCGCTGGCCGCGGAGTTCCGGAAGCTGCGGGAGGCAACGGAATCCGAGTGA
- a CDS encoding DUF2201 family putative metallopeptidase: MTRLDTDKIGAARLLAVRARPYLATALYALHTVASREVPTMGVDRYWRCYVSPVFVDRTPVEELASILVHEVSHLLRDHHGRSDRFAREHDLTGPAERLRMNIAADAEINDDAFGDGLVQPGGAVLPATLGLPGGELMEDYLRQFRLGHHTERMAWLDCGSGADGLDREWELGPDGANGLSDQECAAVRFRVAQGIDGCPGSAPRAWRRWAEEALHPPQVWRDLLRVAIRSAVSASGVGDDYTYGRPARRSAALPGVVLPSLRHTPARVSVVIDTSGSVSDAELGSALLETIAITRALGGRRDLVSVLSCDAAARIAHPLCQADGIALIGGGGTDLRRGFTEALRARHRPDVIVVLTDGHTPWPLARPSCRTVVGLFGRQRSWDENDPDRIPARPPDWARVVRIG; this comes from the coding sequence ATGACGCGCTTGGATACCGACAAGATCGGCGCCGCCCGCCTGCTGGCCGTGCGGGCGCGACCGTATCTGGCGACCGCGCTGTACGCGCTGCACACGGTCGCCTCGCGCGAGGTGCCGACGATGGGCGTGGACCGGTACTGGCGCTGCTACGTCTCTCCCGTCTTCGTCGACCGCACGCCCGTGGAGGAGCTGGCTTCGATTCTGGTGCACGAGGTTTCGCACCTGCTGCGCGACCACCACGGGCGCAGCGACCGATTCGCGCGCGAGCACGATCTGACCGGCCCGGCGGAGCGACTGCGGATGAATATCGCCGCGGACGCCGAGATCAACGACGACGCGTTCGGCGACGGACTGGTACAGCCCGGGGGAGCGGTTCTGCCCGCGACCCTGGGGCTGCCCGGCGGGGAACTCATGGAGGACTATCTGCGCCAGTTCCGGCTCGGACATCACACCGAGCGAATGGCGTGGCTCGACTGCGGCAGCGGCGCGGACGGGCTGGACCGCGAATGGGAACTCGGCCCGGACGGCGCGAACGGCCTGAGCGATCAGGAATGCGCCGCGGTCCGCTTCCGGGTGGCACAGGGCATCGACGGTTGTCCGGGCAGCGCGCCCCGGGCGTGGCGGCGCTGGGCGGAGGAGGCGCTGCATCCGCCACAGGTGTGGCGCGATCTGCTGCGCGTGGCGATCCGCTCGGCGGTCTCCGCGTCCGGGGTCGGCGACGATTACACCTACGGACGGCCCGCGCGGCGGTCGGCGGCGCTGCCCGGTGTGGTGCTGCCGAGCCTGCGGCACACACCGGCGCGGGTCAGCGTCGTCATCGACACCTCGGGCTCGGTCAGCGACGCCGAACTCGGCAGCGCGCTGCTCGAGACGATCGCCATCACCCGCGCTCTGGGCGGTCGCCGCGATCTGGTCAGCGTCCTGTCGTGTGATGCCGCGGCCCGGATCGCGCATCCGCTGTGCCAGGCGGACGGGATCGCGCTGATCGGCGGCGGGGGAACCGATCTGCGCCGGGGCTTCACCGAAGCGCTGCGCGCGCGGCACCGTCCGGACGTGATCGTGGTGCTCACCGACGGGCATACGCCGTGGCCGCTCGCGCGGCCGTCCTGCCGGACGGTGGTGGGCCTGTTCGGCAGGCAGCGGTCGTGGGACGAGAACGATCCGGATCGGATTCCGGCCCGGCCACCCGACTGGGCGCGGGTCGTGCGGATCGGATGA
- a CDS encoding AAA family ATPase: protein MSEHAATQIDAAAELLTLLNEATTEPRPDMQLEALTLAVAADLPVLLWGEPGIGKTAALTQLAESLDLPLTTVIASVHEPSDFSGLPVIGDDPAAHGVPLAPPDWAVRLVRTGRGLLFLDELSTAPPAVQAALLRLVLERRIGALRLPAGVRIVAAANPRSSAADGWELSPPLANRFVHLNWTHDPDVVVRGLGGVWPRATLPALDVGKFPAAVDFARRAVCGLLAARPTLVHRLPSGEARRGGAWPSPRSWEMTVRLIAFATAAGAGRDVLSLLVRGTVGDGPGFELLTSIDRMELPDPEELLADPGTAELPERGDLRQAVLDGVVAAVRRRTDKPRWDAAWALLVRAVQTGAPDLVVVPATTLATLRRDDWEVPASIERLAGVVSLSRTADRAAERVAAGTRR from the coding sequence ATGTCTGAACACGCCGCCACCCAGATCGACGCCGCCGCCGAACTACTGACCCTGCTGAACGAGGCGACCACCGAACCGCGCCCCGACATGCAGCTCGAGGCCCTGACCCTGGCCGTCGCCGCCGACCTCCCGGTCCTGCTCTGGGGTGAGCCGGGTATCGGCAAGACCGCGGCCCTGACCCAGCTCGCCGAATCCCTGGACCTTCCGCTGACCACCGTGATCGCGAGTGTGCATGAGCCGTCGGACTTCTCGGGCCTGCCCGTGATCGGCGACGACCCGGCCGCGCACGGTGTTCCGCTCGCGCCGCCGGACTGGGCGGTGCGGCTCGTGCGGACCGGCCGGGGGCTGCTGTTCCTGGACGAACTGTCCACCGCGCCGCCCGCGGTGCAGGCCGCCCTGCTGCGGCTGGTCCTGGAACGCCGGATCGGCGCGCTGCGACTGCCCGCCGGTGTCCGGATCGTCGCGGCCGCCAACCCGCGCTCCTCGGCGGCCGACGGCTGGGAGCTGAGCCCACCGTTGGCCAACCGATTCGTGCACCTGAACTGGACGCACGACCCCGACGTGGTCGTGCGCGGACTCGGCGGCGTCTGGCCGCGCGCAACCCTGCCCGCGCTGGATGTCGGAAAGTTCCCGGCGGCAGTGGATTTCGCGCGCCGCGCGGTCTGCGGCCTGCTCGCCGCCCGGCCCACGCTCGTACATCGGCTGCCCAGCGGGGAAGCACGCCGGGGCGGTGCCTGGCCGTCGCCGCGAAGCTGGGAGATGACGGTGCGGTTGATCGCCTTCGCGACCGCGGCCGGTGCTGGACGGGACGTGCTCTCGCTCCTGGTCCGCGGCACCGTCGGGGACGGCCCCGGCTTCGAATTGCTCACCAGCATCGACCGGATGGAACTGCCCGACCCGGAAGAGCTGCTCGCCGATCCGGGCACCGCCGAGCTGCCCGAACGCGGCGATCTGCGCCAGGCCGTGCTCGACGGTGTGGTGGCGGCGGTGCGCCGCCGGACGGACAAGCCGCGCTGGGACGCGGCCTGGGCACTGCTGGTGCGGGCCGTGCAGACCGGAGCGCCGGATCTGGTCGTCGTTCCCGCGACCACCCTGGCCACCCTGCGCCGCGACGACTGGGAGGTCCCGGCGTCGATCGAACGACTCGCCGGAGTGGTGTCGCTGTCCCGGACGGCGGATCGCGCCGCGGAGCGCGTCGCCGCGGGGACACGGCGATGA
- the infA gene encoding translation initiation factor IF-1, producing the protein MSVNGKGIEIEGTVIECLRNATFTVELHNGHQVLAHISGKIRKNYIKIQLQDRVLVELSPYDLTRGRILFRYRN; encoded by the coding sequence ATGAGTGTCAACGGGAAGGGAATCGAGATCGAGGGCACCGTCATCGAGTGCCTGCGTAATGCCACCTTCACGGTGGAACTCCACAACGGCCACCAGGTACTCGCCCATATCAGCGGCAAGATCCGGAAGAACTACATCAAGATCCAGCTGCAGGACCGGGTCCTCGTCGAGTTGAGCCCCTACGACCTCACCCGCGGGCGGATCCTGTTCCGGTATCGCAACTGA
- a CDS encoding GNAT family N-acetyltransferase, with translation MNSEHDTAVTRVSQTRWRAVHLGVPIGSGEVSPRPDGRPFLSIDTWRDDAFDPLADAMLTSLPRPLYTVVDEGDKELVTRWTRSGFTVRRRERECLVPTDPRVTGLAAVVPPPDTTILAAGHAAEGPLREADRAIRDEVEASIGWREMPAEIRPRCGDDTVVDPSMYAVAERSGRYVGLIRVVQVTRLPRIGLIAVRADQQRRGIGRALLAHALEALHRRGIAHAAVEVNESNAAAVALFDGIETRCVNSNLELVLR, from the coding sequence ATGAATTCCGAACACGACACTGCCGTCACGCGCGTCTCGCAGACGCGATGGCGGGCAGTACATCTCGGTGTGCCGATCGGGTCGGGCGAGGTGTCGCCACGGCCCGACGGCAGACCGTTCCTCAGCATCGACACCTGGCGCGACGACGCCTTCGACCCCCTGGCCGACGCCATGCTGACATCCCTGCCGAGACCGCTGTACACAGTGGTCGACGAGGGCGACAAAGAACTCGTAACCCGTTGGACCCGTTCCGGTTTCACCGTCCGGCGCCGGGAACGGGAATGTCTCGTGCCGACCGATCCGCGCGTCACCGGGCTCGCGGCGGTGGTTCCGCCGCCGGACACGACGATCCTGGCCGCCGGGCACGCGGCGGAAGGTCCACTGCGCGAGGCGGATCGAGCGATTCGTGACGAGGTGGAGGCGAGCATCGGCTGGCGGGAGATGCCCGCCGAGATCCGGCCGCGCTGCGGAGACGACACCGTCGTGGATCCGTCGATGTACGCGGTGGCGGAGCGATCCGGCCGCTACGTGGGACTGATCCGCGTCGTCCAGGTGACCCGGCTGCCACGGATCGGGCTGATCGCCGTGCGGGCCGATCAGCAGCGCCGCGGCATCGGGCGGGCCCTGCTGGCACACGCGCTGGAGGCGCTGCATCGGCGCGGGATCGCGCACGCGGCGGTCGAGGTGAACGAATCGAACGCCGCCGCCGTCGCCCTGTTCGACGGCATCGAAACCCGTTGCGTGAACAGCAATCTGGAACTGGTGCTGCGATGA